A genomic segment from Psychrobacter arcticus 273-4 encodes:
- a CDS encoding fumarylacetoacetate hydrolase family protein, with protein sequence MSQSPSISLVDTIAASANDDASNATVNDSVRASIGKVVCVGRNYVAHAQELGNEVPTSPILFMKPASSVVSVHHDIVRPDSEQFGETHYEAELCIQLSADLSKATIAQAQQAIGGVTLGLDLTLRELQSKLKDKGHPWERAKCFDGACVLADWIAPQAFGDFKNVEYQFYINNELKQNGDSALMLFPVYELLVDISHAFSLQAGDVIMTGTPSGVGILQAGDALKLKLDAHEWQVQVR encoded by the coding sequence ATGAGCCAATCACCATCTATATCCTTAGTCGATACAATTGCTGCCAGTGCCAATGATGACGCGAGCAACGCCACTGTTAATGATAGCGTACGTGCATCTATTGGCAAGGTCGTTTGCGTCGGTCGTAACTATGTGGCGCACGCTCAAGAGTTGGGTAATGAAGTGCCAACGTCGCCCATCTTATTTATGAAACCAGCATCGTCAGTGGTCAGTGTGCATCATGATATTGTGCGTCCAGATTCAGAACAGTTTGGTGAGACACATTATGAAGCTGAGCTGTGTATTCAGCTGTCAGCGGATTTATCTAAGGCAACCATCGCACAAGCACAGCAAGCTATTGGCGGCGTAACTTTAGGGCTTGATTTAACCTTACGCGAGCTGCAAAGCAAGCTAAAAGACAAAGGTCATCCTTGGGAGCGAGCCAAGTGCTTTGATGGTGCTTGCGTGCTGGCTGATTGGATTGCGCCGCAAGCATTTGGTGACTTTAAAAATGTCGAATATCAGTTTTACATTAATAATGAGCTCAAGCAAAATGGTGATAGTGCGTTGATGTTGTTTCCAGTTTATGAGTTGTTGGTTGATATCAGTCATGCCTTTAGTCTACAAGCAGGCGATGTCATTATGACTGGTACGCCAAGTGGCGTTGGGATACTTCAGGCAGGTGATGCGCTAAAACTCAAGTTAGATGCTCATGAATGGCAGGTTCAGGTTCGATAA
- a CDS encoding PhoX family protein yields the protein MTLLNNKQQLAHEVVENSNPTNNIDFQTIISRRLNRRSILKGGTGLTAAAFFGALPLVGYSADGDSSPIKNKGNAAAIPAQGNLKRPETLKFTAVAHSTAETMSVAAGYKAEIILPLGTPLISGIDDWKDNREQSAESFEWRMGDNHDGMWFFGKKGGAYDAKASENGLLVMNHEYVNSAELSPFGYDVKEDNNAAPIFQSRRRASDVRREVNCHGVAVVEMKRRTDGMGYEMVRDSKYNRRITSSTTAQLTGPVAGSDLLKTKFDPTGFQTRGINNNCGAGLSPWGTYLTTEENFLGVFARGQDASQLSAGHNYGRERYGATENFPGWEYLWHTPDAKDAKIADEFSRWDMTAVGASAADDYRNGFNTFGYITEIDPFDKSSMPQKRTALGRFAHENCAYAPVEQGKPVVFYMGDDARGEYIYKFVSKATWSNADIGGGLKAGDKYLNDGTLYVAIFNENGRGKWKALVHGQNGLDVSNTVLPFHGQDEVLVFARAAADVVGATKMDRPEWVSVSPMTGEVYVTLTNNKYRGVRDDQPVSAANPRSYDTGGKALGNDNGHIIRWAEAGGDHAATSFEWDIYLFAAPSDLSAENLSQLNDNNDFSSPDGLYFDPRGVLWIQTDDGAYTDTSSCMLLAALPGNVSDGTLTTTSAGQKTRVGMPANNDNIKRFFVGPAGCEVTGITMTPDFKTLFINIQHPGNTWGAVAGGSTPRSATVMITREDGDVILAESFV from the coding sequence ATGACATTATTGAATAACAAACAACAACTTGCCCATGAAGTCGTTGAAAATTCCAACCCGACCAACAATATCGATTTTCAAACCATTATTAGTCGTCGTTTAAACCGACGTAGTATCCTAAAAGGTGGCACAGGATTAACGGCGGCGGCGTTTTTTGGCGCGCTACCCTTGGTCGGCTATAGTGCTGACGGTGACAGCAGTCCTATCAAAAATAAGGGCAATGCTGCTGCTATCCCTGCACAAGGTAATCTCAAACGTCCCGAAACTTTGAAGTTTACGGCAGTGGCGCATTCAACTGCCGAAACGATGAGCGTGGCAGCAGGCTATAAGGCCGAGATAATACTGCCTCTTGGTACGCCGCTGATATCTGGTATCGATGACTGGAAAGACAATCGAGAGCAGTCAGCAGAGTCATTCGAATGGCGTATGGGTGATAACCATGATGGTATGTGGTTCTTTGGTAAAAAGGGCGGTGCCTATGATGCCAAAGCGTCAGAGAATGGGCTGCTGGTGATGAATCATGAATATGTCAATAGTGCCGAGCTGAGTCCTTTTGGCTATGATGTGAAAGAAGACAATAATGCTGCGCCTATCTTTCAGAGCCGCCGCCGCGCCAGCGATGTGCGCCGTGAAGTCAACTGCCACGGGGTAGCTGTGGTAGAGATGAAACGCCGCACGGATGGTATGGGCTATGAGATGGTACGAGATTCAAAATATAATCGCCGCATCACTAGCAGTACGACCGCTCAACTAACTGGGCCAGTTGCTGGCTCTGATTTGCTTAAGACCAAATTTGATCCGACAGGCTTTCAGACTCGTGGTATCAATAATAACTGCGGTGCAGGATTGTCACCTTGGGGCACTTATCTGACCACTGAAGAAAATTTCTTGGGCGTGTTCGCACGTGGGCAAGATGCCAGCCAATTAAGCGCTGGGCATAACTATGGTCGCGAACGCTACGGGGCAACGGAAAACTTCCCAGGTTGGGAGTATTTATGGCATACCCCTGATGCTAAAGATGCCAAGATAGCAGACGAGTTTTCACGCTGGGATATGACCGCCGTCGGTGCTAGCGCTGCTGATGATTACCGCAATGGCTTTAATACCTTTGGTTACATCACCGAAATTGACCCTTTTGATAAAAGCTCTATGCCACAAAAACGCACGGCATTGGGACGTTTTGCTCATGAAAATTGCGCCTATGCCCCTGTTGAGCAAGGCAAACCTGTGGTCTTTTATATGGGTGACGATGCTCGGGGCGAATATATTTATAAGTTCGTTTCCAAAGCCACATGGTCAAATGCTGATATCGGTGGTGGATTGAAAGCAGGTGACAAGTATTTGAATGATGGCACGCTCTATGTTGCTATCTTTAATGAAAATGGTCGTGGTAAATGGAAAGCGCTCGTCCATGGTCAAAATGGACTGGATGTCTCGAATACTGTTTTGCCTTTTCATGGACAAGATGAGGTGTTGGTCTTTGCCCGTGCGGCGGCAGATGTGGTCGGTGCCACCAAAATGGATCGCCCTGAATGGGTATCAGTCAGTCCTATGACGGGCGAGGTCTATGTGACATTGACCAATAATAAATATCGCGGCGTACGTGATGATCAGCCAGTTTCAGCTGCCAACCCACGCAGCTATGACACTGGTGGCAAAGCGCTCGGCAATGACAATGGCCATATTATTCGCTGGGCAGAAGCAGGGGGCGATCATGCGGCAACAAGTTTTGAATGGGATATTTATTTGTTTGCCGCGCCGAGTGATTTGTCTGCAGAAAACTTATCTCAACTGAATGACAATAATGATTTCTCTTCTCCCGATGGTTTGTACTTCGATCCACGTGGCGTATTGTGGATTCAAACAGATGACGGTGCTTATACCGATACCAGTAGCTGTATGTTGCTAGCAGCGCTACCGGGCAATGTCAGCGATGGAACCCTCACTACTACGTCAGCGGGGCAAAAAACCCGAGTCGGCATGCCTGCCAATAATGACAATATCAAACGTTTTTTCGTCGGTCCTGCAGGCTGCGAAGTCACCGGTATTACCATGACCCCAGATTTTAAGACATTATTTATAAACATTCAGCATCCGGGTAATACGTGGGGTGCTGTTGCTGGAGGCAGTACGCCACGCTCAGCGACCGTCATGATTACACGCGAGGATGGTGATGTGATACTGGCAGAGTCTTTTGTCTAG
- a CDS encoding alpha/beta fold hydrolase, translating to MLSPKSLETIHDLFATTRRPSNEEESAIDAEFQGDVYEELDKLDYIYVDELTEKSVNRSDVQPYQPLSLVDFFEGLAQLATMGVVEVTDIVEAIHREILLRPLGRFNKGNVERWQQGITGRIYGTVRQAMQLVGNNLASGLHLYNTVLKPKKVRLLPKNLRRMVNILNGVMGDHLITHQNPLAVSMVLYDTNNRVQSAALSGRVIILCHGLCLSHLSWKVSGENNLAKVLMYSLPSSTVLYLNYNTGRRISSNGRSFAQVLQDLVENNPDITQIDLIGHSMGGLVSRSALFYGKEQGFSWVKRVSNLVTLGSPHHGASLEQIGNFVQDKIAKLPFAGSLAKLGDMRSAGIIDLRYGSIRDADWQALEGRSVLPADFRHPTHLPLHVNTYLVAAVLVETHFEFKTKSLLGDGLVSVESALGEHTEEHTLAVPEGHKAIFYGVNHMNLIYSDRVHQQVIAWLLDDRLGDAHKAKYALNPRIYSYPETYEI from the coding sequence ATGCTCAGTCCAAAATCTTTAGAAACCATTCATGATTTATTTGCGACGACTCGGCGTCCTTCTAATGAGGAAGAATCTGCTATTGATGCAGAATTCCAAGGCGACGTCTATGAGGAACTGGATAAACTTGACTATATTTATGTGGATGAGCTGACTGAAAAGAGCGTCAATCGTAGCGACGTCCAACCGTATCAGCCCCTCTCATTGGTTGATTTTTTTGAAGGATTGGCACAGCTTGCGACCATGGGTGTGGTCGAGGTTACAGATATTGTAGAAGCCATCCACCGTGAGATATTACTGCGTCCTTTGGGGCGGTTTAATAAGGGAAATGTTGAGCGCTGGCAACAGGGTATCACGGGACGTATTTATGGTACGGTACGTCAGGCGATGCAGCTGGTTGGTAACAATTTGGCTTCAGGTCTGCACCTTTATAATACTGTTTTAAAGCCCAAAAAAGTGAGGCTATTACCAAAGAACTTGCGGCGCATGGTCAATATCTTAAATGGGGTGATGGGTGATCATCTGATTACGCATCAAAATCCACTAGCGGTATCGATGGTGCTGTATGATACGAATAATCGGGTGCAAAGCGCTGCATTGTCAGGGCGCGTTATTATCTTATGTCATGGGCTTTGTTTAAGCCACTTAAGCTGGAAGGTGTCTGGTGAGAATAATCTGGCAAAAGTACTCATGTATAGCTTGCCATCATCGACCGTTTTGTACTTAAATTATAATACAGGTCGACGTATCTCAAGTAATGGACGTAGCTTTGCTCAGGTGTTACAAGATTTGGTTGAGAATAATCCAGACATCACTCAGATTGATTTGATCGGTCATAGTATGGGTGGTTTGGTGAGTCGCAGTGCGCTGTTTTATGGCAAGGAGCAAGGTTTTAGCTGGGTTAAACGGGTGAGCAATCTTGTGACTTTAGGGTCGCCGCATCATGGCGCAAGTTTGGAGCAGATTGGAAATTTTGTTCAAGATAAAATTGCCAAACTACCCTTTGCTGGATCACTGGCAAAGCTTGGCGATATGCGCAGTGCGGGTATTATTGATTTGCGTTACGGTAGTATTCGAGATGCCGATTGGCAAGCGTTAGAGGGGCGCAGTGTGCTACCAGCAGACTTTCGTCATCCTACTCACTTGCCATTGCATGTGAATACCTATCTGGTGGCAGCAGTTTTGGTCGAGACTCATTTTGAGTTTAAGACCAAAAGCTTACTGGGTGATGGGCTGGTTTCGGTAGAGTCGGCACTTGGTGAGCATACCGAAGAACATACGTTAGCAGTACCAGAAGGGCATAAAGCGATTTTTTATGGAGTCAATCATATGAATTTGATCTACAGTGATAGGGTACATCAGCAAGTCATTGCTTGGCTCTTAGATGATAGGTTGGGTGATGCTCATAAAGCAAAGTATGCACTTAACCCCCGTATTTATTCTTATCCAGAAACCTATGAGATTTAA
- a CDS encoding Hsp33 family molecular chaperone HslO — translation MTQDNQTPTAHEQNADLMQDNDLRQRFFIEDSPVRGDVVRLSRSYATIIAQKPYPEALKRLLGEMLTAASLLIGTVKINGCLSIQLQSSDSDSLLNWAMAECDQNGVIRALASWKSDTDEQVQAWDSMLHAKEAFAELGATGQGVLFINIQPDGGEPYQGIVERSHDNLADCLAHYQKQSAQIPTLINLASDGLQAGGILVQMLPRTAQETYEVEQNEDAGIDDDLWTRLSVLTRTLKAEELTTLDTNEILYRLYNEEKVVAPEPISLSFGCTCSREKCEMAIEQIGETEALDIIAEQNSPFEMDCGFCGEIYKFNNDDIAAIFTE, via the coding sequence ATGACACAAGATAACCAAACCCCGACTGCCCATGAGCAAAACGCTGATCTGATGCAAGATAACGACCTTCGCCAACGCTTTTTTATTGAAGACTCTCCTGTGCGCGGTGATGTGGTGCGCCTATCGCGTAGCTATGCGACGATCATTGCGCAAAAGCCTTATCCTGAAGCACTGAAACGCTTACTCGGCGAGATGCTGACGGCAGCAAGTTTGCTGATTGGTACCGTTAAAATCAATGGTTGCTTGTCGATTCAATTGCAATCATCAGATAGCGATAGTCTGCTCAATTGGGCGATGGCTGAATGTGATCAAAACGGTGTCATCCGTGCCCTTGCCAGCTGGAAAAGTGACACTGACGAGCAAGTGCAAGCGTGGGACAGTATGCTGCATGCCAAAGAAGCGTTTGCTGAGCTGGGTGCTACCGGTCAAGGCGTATTGTTTATTAATATCCAACCGGATGGCGGCGAGCCGTATCAAGGTATCGTTGAGCGTAGCCATGACAATTTGGCAGACTGCTTGGCTCATTACCAAAAGCAATCGGCGCAGATTCCAACGCTGATTAATTTGGCATCTGACGGCTTGCAAGCGGGTGGCATATTGGTACAAATGCTACCGCGTACCGCTCAAGAAACCTACGAAGTTGAACAAAATGAAGATGCTGGTATTGATGATGACTTGTGGACACGCTTGTCTGTATTGACTCGCACGCTAAAAGCGGAAGAATTGACCACGCTTGATACCAATGAGATTTTGTATCGCTTATACAATGAAGAAAAAGTCGTTGCTCCTGAGCCTATCTCGCTATCATTTGGTTGTACCTGTTCACGTGAAAAGTGTGAGATGGCCATCGAGCAAATCGGCGAAACGGAAGCATTGGATATCATTGCAGAACAGAACAGTCCCTTTGAGATGGATTGCGGATTTTGTGGTGAGATCTATAAATTTAATAACGATGATATTGCAGCGATCTTTACTGAGTAG
- a CDS encoding glutamate/aspartate ABC transporter substrate-binding protein, whose translation MTYSLSTSLSKPLTLVAFMALALAGCNNNSQTSTETTNTNGTLDKIKESGTIVVGHRDSSIPFSYIADDPNQPIGYAHDLEMKVVEAVKQKLNMPDLKIRYNLITSQTRIPLVQNGTVDFECGSTTNNEERQKQVAFSNGFFEIGTRLLTKKDSGIQGFDDLKGKTLVTTAGTTSERYIREYNDDKKMNINIISAKDHGEGFLMLENGRAEAFMMDDVLLAGEKAKAKNPDEWVIVGEPQSFEIYGCMMRKDDPEFKAVVDDALATVFKSGEINSIYDKWFLNPIPPKNVNLKFEMSDNLKALIANPHDSDQPKVATAQ comes from the coding sequence ATGACTTATTCTCTTTCTACCTCTCTATCCAAACCGTTAACGTTAGTTGCCTTTATGGCACTAGCTCTAGCAGGTTGTAATAACAATAGCCAAACCAGCACCGAGACGACGAATACCAACGGCACCTTAGATAAAATCAAAGAATCAGGTACTATCGTCGTCGGTCACCGTGACTCCTCTATTCCATTCTCATACATCGCTGATGATCCTAACCAGCCGATCGGCTATGCACATGATTTAGAGATGAAAGTGGTTGAAGCTGTCAAACAAAAGCTCAATATGCCAGATCTAAAAATCCGCTATAACCTCATTACTTCACAAACTCGTATTCCATTGGTACAAAACGGCACGGTTGATTTCGAATGTGGCTCAACGACCAACAATGAAGAACGCCAGAAACAAGTCGCCTTCTCAAATGGTTTCTTTGAAATCGGTACACGTTTATTGACCAAAAAAGATTCAGGTATTCAAGGCTTTGATGATTTAAAAGGGAAAACCTTGGTCACGACTGCTGGTACAACCTCAGAGCGTTATATTCGTGAGTATAACGATGATAAAAAGATGAATATCAATATCATTTCAGCAAAAGATCATGGCGAAGGTTTCTTGATGCTAGAGAACGGTCGTGCCGAGGCCTTTATGATGGATGATGTGTTACTAGCCGGCGAAAAAGCCAAAGCAAAAAATCCAGATGAATGGGTTATCGTTGGTGAGCCACAATCGTTTGAAATCTATGGCTGTATGATGCGTAAAGACGATCCAGAGTTTAAAGCTGTGGTCGATGATGCATTAGCCACTGTCTTTAAGTCAGGCGAGATCAATAGCATTTATGACAAATGGTTCTTAAACCCAATTCCACCAAAAAATGTCAATCTAAAGTTTGAGATGTCAGATAACTTAAAAGCGTTGATTGCCAATCCACATGATAGCGATCAGCCAAAAGTAGCGACTGCGCAATAA
- a CDS encoding amino acid ABC transporter permease — protein sequence MNYSWNWGVLFEQTGIGSELYIHWMITGLGWLLLIGSIAWAIAMVIGTIFGIMRTLPNKTARAIGTTYVTFFRNIPLLVQLFFWFYIAPGWLTPSIQEWWYKDLSPNTSAMLSASIGLGLFTAARIVEQVRTGIESLPKGQINAAYALGFSIPQAYKEVLLPQAFRIILPPLSSELTNCFKNASVASLVGVMELISQTKTISEYTQNSLEIYTYATIIYLVFNLSLIAIMGLIERKLRVPGLIAGSQK from the coding sequence ATGAATTATAGCTGGAACTGGGGTGTGCTTTTTGAGCAAACTGGTATCGGTAGCGAGCTGTATATCCATTGGATGATTACTGGTCTTGGCTGGTTGTTATTAATTGGCAGTATTGCTTGGGCAATCGCCATGGTGATTGGTACTATTTTTGGAATCATGCGTACTTTGCCTAATAAGACTGCCCGTGCTATCGGCACCACTTATGTGACGTTTTTTCGTAATATCCCTTTATTGGTACAACTATTCTTCTGGTTTTATATCGCCCCAGGTTGGCTAACGCCATCCATACAAGAGTGGTGGTACAAAGACTTGTCTCCTAATACCTCTGCCATGCTGTCAGCCAGTATCGGTCTTGGTTTATTTACCGCTGCCCGTATTGTGGAACAGGTGCGTACCGGTATCGAGTCGCTACCTAAAGGACAAATCAATGCCGCCTACGCGCTCGGCTTTAGTATCCCGCAAGCCTATAAAGAAGTGCTGCTGCCGCAAGCGTTTCGGATTATCTTACCGCCACTTAGCTCGGAGTTGACCAACTGCTTTAAAAACGCTTCGGTTGCGTCTTTAGTAGGGGTGATGGAGCTGATTAGTCAGACCAAAACCATTAGTGAATACACCCAAAACAGTCTTGAGATTTATACCTATGCGACCATTATTTATCTGGTATTCAATTTGTCTTTAATTGCCATTATGGGGCTGATTGAACGTAAATTGCGTGTGCCTGGGCTGATTGCAGGGAGTCAAAAATGA
- a CDS encoding ABC transporter permease subunit (The N-terminal region of this protein, as described by TIGR01726, is a three transmembrane segment that identifies a subfamily of ABC transporter permease subunits, which specificities that include histidine, arginine, glutamine, glutamate, L-cystine (sic), the opines (in Agrobacterium) octopine and nopaline, etc.) has product MNMMTELATAYPGLMGGMLTTLKVLFLAIVGGISLGTVLALMRLSGIKALEIPAKLYVNYFRSVPLLLVLLWFYFAVPMIYFWVAGKYLQLDTAFTSCVVAFMMFEAAYFSEVVRAGIQSIGSGQVNAAKALGMTYGQTMRLIILPQAFRKMLPLILQQCIILFQDTTLVFAIGLTDFFRAAYVRGELMGLLTPYILGAGAVYFIISLSASIGVQQLQKRLRF; this is encoded by the coding sequence ATGAATATGATGACCGAGCTTGCAACTGCTTACCCTGGTTTGATGGGTGGCATGCTGACGACTTTAAAGGTATTGTTTTTAGCCATAGTGGGCGGTATCAGCTTAGGGACAGTATTGGCATTGATGCGCTTGTCTGGTATCAAAGCGCTTGAGATACCAGCCAAGTTATACGTCAATTACTTTCGTTCTGTGCCATTGCTGCTTGTGCTGCTGTGGTTTTATTTTGCCGTGCCGATGATTTATTTTTGGGTTGCCGGTAAATATTTACAGCTCGATACAGCTTTCACCTCCTGTGTGGTCGCTTTTATGATGTTTGAAGCGGCGTACTTTTCAGAGGTGGTACGCGCGGGTATTCAATCTATCGGTAGTGGGCAGGTTAATGCTGCCAAAGCACTCGGTATGACCTATGGGCAGACAATGCGCTTGATTATTTTGCCGCAGGCGTTTCGCAAGATGCTACCTCTGATTTTACAGCAGTGTATTATTTTATTCCAAGATACGACATTAGTCTTTGCGATTGGCTTAACGGATTTCTTCCGCGCTGCTTATGTACGCGGTGAGCTGATGGGTTTATTAACGCCCTATATATTAGGAGCAGGCGCTGTTTATTTTATTATCAGTTTGAGTGCTTCTATTGGCGTGCAACAACTACAAAAGCGTTTAAGATTCTAA
- a CDS encoding amino acid ABC transporter ATP-binding protein translates to MSDVSKWYGDFQVLTGCSAHVHKGDVVVVCGPSGSGKSTLIKTVNGLETFQKGEIMVSGISVGAPKTNLPKLRSSVGMVFQHFELFPHLTIIDNLAVAQIKVLGRKEAEAKQKAMAYLDRVGLTAQAAKYPAELSGGQQQRVAIARALAMDPVAMLFDEPTSALDPEMIQEVLDVMVELTREGMTMMCVTHEMGFASQVANRIIFMDEGRIVENCSKDEFFEGAKSERAQLFLSKILNH, encoded by the coding sequence ATGAGTGATGTTAGTAAATGGTATGGTGATTTTCAAGTATTGACTGGCTGTAGCGCCCATGTACATAAAGGCGATGTCGTCGTCGTTTGTGGTCCATCAGGCAGTGGTAAATCGACCTTGATAAAAACGGTCAACGGACTAGAGACTTTTCAAAAAGGCGAGATTATGGTCAGTGGCATCTCCGTTGGCGCACCAAAAACCAATTTGCCTAAACTCCGTAGTAGCGTCGGTATGGTGTTTCAGCACTTTGAGCTATTCCCGCATCTGACGATTATTGACAATTTGGCTGTCGCTCAAATCAAAGTGTTGGGACGTAAAGAAGCTGAGGCCAAACAAAAAGCCATGGCATATCTAGATCGCGTCGGGCTAACGGCGCAAGCAGCAAAGTATCCAGCTGAGCTGTCCGGTGGACAGCAGCAGCGTGTAGCGATTGCCCGCGCTTTGGCAATGGATCCAGTTGCCATGCTGTTTGACGAGCCAACCTCAGCACTTGACCCTGAGATGATTCAAGAGGTGCTTGATGTGATGGTTGAGCTGACTCGTGAGGGTATGACCATGATGTGTGTCACACATGAGATGGGCTTTGCCAGTCAAGTCGCCAATCGTATTATCTTTATGGATGAAGGTCGTATCGTTGAGAATTGTAGTAAAGATGAGTTTTTTGAAGGGGCAAAAAGTGAGCGCGCGCAACTGTTCTTATCGAAAATTTTAAATCATTAA
- a CDS encoding FAD-dependent oxidoreductase has protein sequence MSTETTFPSTMATDAKGIVIIGAGLAGWHVIDAIRAKDKEVPITLITTDSGDRYHKPMLTMAISQNKSASDLVRATGTDAAKAAQVTLLANTQVTDIDATTQQLQLVSALRSDPVYTNYATISYDKLVLAMGAHPIFPKSLPEDLVWHVNHIERFGQLQEKLATGSQHVAIIGAGMVGTEIAEDLLKAGHEVTLIDLNDAPLSQMLPAKATARIAAAVKSQGINFLGGYQVTDVIRSSDDNEGENNIGKLQVSYEPFASNGEDTDAQTSEILLVDHVIASTGLTVDGKLPTAAGVEFNRRTGIVVDAPTLRTNTDNIYAIGDCMSINGVACRYVAPLRAQAATIADDILGLEHSGYDHKPPMIRLKNKAISVMATGVPQAAGNWQVTTETDEELIMNLLDDNDEVSATVTIKVPANPNA, from the coding sequence ATGAGCACAGAAACTACATTTCCTTCTACTATGGCAACAGACGCCAAAGGTATTGTCATTATTGGCGCAGGTTTAGCCGGCTGGCACGTCATCGATGCGATTCGTGCCAAAGACAAAGAGGTGCCAATTACCTTAATCACGACTGATAGCGGCGATCGTTATCATAAGCCCATGCTAACCATGGCAATTAGCCAAAACAAAAGCGCATCAGACTTAGTAAGAGCGACTGGCACTGATGCTGCAAAGGCAGCGCAAGTGACGTTACTTGCTAATACACAGGTGACTGATATTGATGCTACCACTCAACAGTTACAGCTCGTCTCTGCGCTGCGCTCAGATCCCGTTTATACCAATTATGCCACTATCAGCTACGACAAGCTGGTACTCGCAATGGGTGCTCATCCTATCTTTCCAAAAAGCTTACCAGAAGATTTGGTTTGGCATGTCAACCATATTGAGCGTTTTGGACAGCTACAAGAAAAACTCGCAACGGGCAGTCAGCATGTCGCCATTATTGGTGCGGGCATGGTAGGGACGGAGATTGCTGAGGACTTGCTAAAAGCGGGTCATGAGGTAACCTTAATTGATTTAAATGATGCGCCTTTATCGCAAATGCTACCAGCAAAAGCGACCGCACGTATTGCAGCGGCAGTCAAATCACAAGGGATTAACTTTTTGGGCGGCTATCAGGTAACGGATGTTATTCGTAGCAGTGATGATAATGAAGGTGAAAACAATATTGGTAAGCTGCAAGTCAGCTATGAGCCATTTGCCTCTAATGGAGAAGATACAGATGCTCAGACATCTGAGATATTACTGGTTGACCATGTGATTGCTAGTACTGGTTTGACGGTTGATGGTAAATTGCCAACTGCAGCTGGGGTTGAGTTCAACCGTCGCACTGGTATCGTGGTGGATGCGCCAACGCTGCGTACTAATACTGATAATATCTATGCGATTGGTGATTGTATGTCTATCAATGGGGTTGCTTGTCGTTATGTAGCGCCACTGCGTGCACAAGCAGCAACCATCGCTGATGATATCTTGGGACTAGAACATAGCGGTTACGATCATAAGCCACCGATGATTCGTTTAAAAAATAAAGCGATTTCGGTGATGGCAACGGGCGTACCGCAAGCGGCTGGCAATTGGCAAGTAACCACTGAAACTGATGAAGAGCTAATCATGAATCTACTCGACGATAATGATGAAGTTAGCGCAACAGTCACTATCAAAGTGCCTGCCAACCCTAATGCATAA